The DNA sequence CTGCAACATGTTTTCATGGGACGCCGGAGGGTCTGCGCCGCCTGGTCGAATCCGGCACCGCTCCGCACCTGCGTTCCGCGCTGGTCGGCGGCTCGCGCCTCGACCCGGAGCTGCGCGTCGCGGCCGAGACGGCAGGCATTCGGGTGACCTCGTACTACGGCGCCGCGGAGCTCTCCTTCGTGGCCATCGACCGCGGCGACGGGCTGGTTCCGTTCCCCGGAGTCGAGGTCGAGCTGCGGGACGGCGACGTGTGGGTGCGCTCGGGATTCGTCGCGTCGGGCTACGCGGGCGCGCCGGGCCCGCTGCGACGCGAGGGCGCGTGGGCCACGGTCGGGGACCGGGCGGAGTGGGGCGGCGCGGAGGGACGCGGCGATCGCCTGCGCCTGCTCGGCCGCGCGGACGACGCGATCCTGAGCGCCTCCGCGACGATCGTGCCCGACGAGGTCGAGGGCGCGCTGCGGTCCGTGCCGGGCGTCCGTGACGCCGTCGTGTTCGGGCTGCCCGTCAGTCGCGTCGGCTCGCTCGTCGCCGCGATGATCGAGCCGGAGGGCGCCTCCCCGTCGCTGGCGGAACTGCGTGCGCGAGCCGCCGAACGGCTGGCGCCGGCGCACCGTCCGCGCCGGTGGTTCGCCGGCGAGCTGCCGCGGACCGCCTCCGGGAAGCCGGCGCGCGCCGAGGCTGTCCGCCGCGTGCTGGCCGGGGAGGTGCGGGCTCTTGAGCGTTGACGGCATCCGGGAGGCGCCCGTCATCGTCTCCGCGCGGCGCACGCCGATCGGCACCCGCGGCCGCGCGTTCGCCAACCTCCGCGTGGAGGAGCTGGCTGCGCCCGTCCTGCGGGCCGCGCTCGAGGACGCCGAAGGCGCGATGGGCGCACCGGTGGAGGTAGCGGACGTCGTGCTCGGCAACTGCATGGGCCCGGGCGGCAACCCGGCCCGCGTCAGCGCCCTCGCCGCCGGCCTCGACGCATCAGTGCCGGGAGGGACGGTCGACCGGCAGTGCGGAAGCGGCCTCGCCGCGATCATCGACGCCGCGACCGCCATCCGTGGCGGCGACCGGCGCCCCCGGCTCGCTGGAGGCGTCGAGAGCGCCTCCACATCACCGGTGCGCTCGGTGGACGGCGTCCCATACGACAGGGCGCCCTTCGCCCCGGCGGGCTTTCCCGACCCCGACATGACGCGCGCCGCGGAGGACCTCGCCGTGCGCGACGGCTTGAGTCGCGAGCGCTTGGACGCGCACGCAGCGCGGTCGCACGCGCGGGCTCGGCGAGCCCTCGCGGAGGGGCGCTTCGCCGCCGAGCTCGTCCCCCTCGCGGGACTCGACCACGACGACGCCATCGGCACCGCGGACCGGCTGCTTCCGCGTCTGGCGCCGCTCTTCCCGGGCGGATCGCTGACGGCCGGGACCTCGACGCGCATCGGCGACGGCGCGGCGGCCGTCGTGGTCGCGCCTCCCAGCAGCGGTCCGGGGCTGGCCGTGCGCGCATCCGCATTCGTCGGCAGCGACCCGGCATTTCCCGGCCTCGGTGCGGCGCCGGCGATCGAGAGCGCGCTCTCGCTTGCGGGACTGAGCGCGAGAGACCTCGCGGCGGTCGAACTGGTGGAGGCGTTCGCCTCCCAGAGCATCGCGGTGCTGCAGCGCCTCGGCATCGACGACGACGACCCGCGGGTGTGCGCCGACGGAGGCGCGCTCGCTCTCGGCCACCCATGGGGAGCCAGCGGGGCCGTGGCGGTGGTTCGGCTGTTCAGCCGGCTGGTGCGGTCGGGCGCTCCCGCCGGCACCGTCGGGCTGGCCGCAGCGTCGGTCGGAGGCGGCCTCGGCGTGGCCGCCGTGCTGGAGGTCGTCCGATGAGTGCGCTGCACCTGCGCGGAGCCCGCGTGCGCCTCGACGAGGTCACGGCGCTGAACGACGTGACCGTCGACCTCGATGCCCGCAGGATCGCCGTGATCGGCGAGAACGGGTCGGGCAAGTCGACGTTCGCGCGCCTCCTGGGCGGGCTCGTCGCGGCCTCCGGCGGGGAGGTCAGCGTGCTCGGGCTCGATCCGGCCCGCCAGGCGTCCGAGCTGCGCCGTCGGGTGGCCTTCGTCTTCAGCAACCCGGACGCTCAGATCATCATGCCGACCGTCGCCGAGGACGTCGCCTTCTCCCTGCGCGCCGAGAAGCTGTCTCGGGAGGCGGCGGGCGCGCGCGTCGCGGACGCCCTCGCCCGCTTCGGGCTGAGCGCCCTCGCGGACCGTCCCTCCCACTCGCTCTCCGGCGGCCAGAAGCAGTTGCTCGCGCTCTGCGGCGCCTTCATCCGGAACCCCGAACTCGTCATCGCCGACGAGCCGACCGCCTACCTCGATGCCCGGAACGCCAGGCGCGTCGCCGGTCACCTCTTCGACGGCGAGCACCGCCTGGTGCTCGTGACCCACGACCTCGAACTGGCGAAGCGCTGCGACACGGCGGTGCTCTTCGCCGGAGGGACGATCAGCGCCGTCGGCGACCCCTCGGAGATCGTGGAGGGGTACGAGGCGCTGCTCGACGAAGGCGGCGTGCCGTGCTGACGTCGTACCGCCCCGGCTCGGGCGCCCTGCACCGCATGCCGACCGGGCCGAAGCTTCTGCTCGTCATGGTGGTCGTCCTCGGGGTCTCGTTCCTCCCCTCCACCTGGGCCGCGGC is a window from the Leifsonia sp. AG29 genome containing:
- a CDS encoding class I adenylate-forming enzyme family protein, which encodes MTALVPLRDDDPALLDRVGEAKGRDDVPLVLDSRAPAAQTAAAVAAASRADLGGIGWAALTSGSSGSPRVVLRTDRSWAASFATVARLLDAGPDDAVALTAPASSSLTLFSLAHALGGGPRPLLRDHSAATCFHGTPEGLRRLVESGTAPHLRSALVGGSRLDPELRVAAETAGIRVTSYYGAAELSFVAIDRGDGLVPFPGVEVELRDGDVWVRSGFVASGYAGAPGPLRREGAWATVGDRAEWGGAEGRGDRLRLLGRADDAILSASATIVPDEVEGALRSVPGVRDAVVFGLPVSRVGSLVAAMIEPEGASPSLAELRARAAERLAPAHRPRRWFAGELPRTASGKPARAEAVRRVLAGEVRALER
- a CDS encoding thiolase family protein is translated as MSVDGIREAPVIVSARRTPIGTRGRAFANLRVEELAAPVLRAALEDAEGAMGAPVEVADVVLGNCMGPGGNPARVSALAAGLDASVPGGTVDRQCGSGLAAIIDAATAIRGGDRRPRLAGGVESASTSPVRSVDGVPYDRAPFAPAGFPDPDMTRAAEDLAVRDGLSRERLDAHAARSHARARRALAEGRFAAELVPLAGLDHDDAIGTADRLLPRLAPLFPGGSLTAGTSTRIGDGAAAVVVAPPSSGPGLAVRASAFVGSDPAFPGLGAAPAIESALSLAGLSARDLAAVELVEAFASQSIAVLQRLGIDDDDPRVCADGGALALGHPWGASGAVAVVRLFSRLVRSGAPAGTVGLAAASVGGGLGVAAVLEVVR
- a CDS encoding energy-coupling factor ABC transporter ATP-binding protein, which encodes MSALHLRGARVRLDEVTALNDVTVDLDARRIAVIGENGSGKSTFARLLGGLVAASGGEVSVLGLDPARQASELRRRVAFVFSNPDAQIIMPTVAEDVAFSLRAEKLSREAAGARVADALARFGLSALADRPSHSLSGGQKQLLALCGAFIRNPELVIADEPTAYLDARNARRVAGHLFDGEHRLVLVTHDLELAKRCDTAVLFAGGTISAVGDPSEIVEGYEALLDEGGVPC